The genomic stretch GGACGCTCAGGGGCGGTACTTCAATGTGCGCTTCGAGGAGCTCTCGTTCACCGCGCCCCCGCCCCTGAACCCGCAGAGCCCCAGCCAGACCCTCACGTACACGCTCCCGAAGGCCGGCAGCGGCACCCTGACGTACCTCACCCGGGCCGTCACGTGGTCGCCGCGCTACACGCTGCGGGCCAGCGACGCCGGGGCGCAGCTCGCTGCGCTTGCCGACCTGCGCAACGGCACGGAGCTCCCGTACGACGTGAAGAACACCGAGCTGTACGCCGGCGACGTCACCGTGCAGGCGAACCCTGCCGCAGAAGCTGCCGGATTCGCCAACGACGCCGTCATGCGCGCCGTGCCCAGCGCCGCCGCGCCCGCCCCCAAGATCACCACCCAGGGCGAACTGCGCGGCCTGACGCGCTACGACCTCACCACGCCGTTCACGCTGCCGGCCAACTCCGTCATCACCCTGCCGTTCCTGACGCCCAAGCTGACGAAATTCGAGCGCTACGTCGGCCTGGAGACCTTCTTCAACACCGGCACGCAGGACGGCACCCTGAACCGCTTCTACCGCCTGGAGGCCGACCAGCGCCTCCCCGCCGGCCCCCTGACCGTCCGCGAGGACGGCCGCCTCGTCGGCCAGACCCAGCTGCCCGACACCCGGCAGGGCGGCACCATCGACTTCACCCTCGGCGAGGATCCCGACGTCGAGTACACCCGCACCGCGCAGCTCGTGAAGCAGGACAAGGACGCCAAGGGGAACGTCACGCGCACCACGTACAAGGTCACGTACGCCTTCGAGAGCAGCAAGGCCCGCGCCATCCGCGCCGAGATCACCGAACGCATCGGCGGGCGGATCATCATCATCGACTCGCGCACGCCTGTCCAGAATCAGGGTCTGGCGGAACTGAAGGTCGAGATCCCGGCGAAAGGCAAGATCAGCCGGAGCTTCACGGTCGTGATCGCGAACAACTGACAACAGGGTGTGGTGCGGCCTCCTCGTGTCGGGGAGGCCGTTTTCGTGGTGCTGGCTCGGATCGTCCCACCCCCCAACCCCCTCCCAGAGCGGGAGCAACGCTGCGCTGGGCAAGAGGGTCATTCGATGCCGCATCTGAGGGTGGGGCGCTGGCGTGTCCGGCCTCGACGCGATGCCCAGCCGAGGTGGAAGGCCCGGATGCTGCGCGTCCAGGGGCTCATGGCCAGGGGCGGTGGGCCGAGGGGTAGGACGGTTCGGCAGGCTCCACGGTTTATTTGCGAGGCTCAGGCGGCAGCACTTCAGCTGCCGCGCGGCCCATCCTTCCCTACAGAATCCCCGCCAGATACTCCTGCACGTCCACCTTCACGGGCATGAAGTACGCGTTCTGGCCGCGCTCGCGGGCGAAGGCCAGCAGGTCGGCGGCGAAGGCGCGGTTGCACTCCAGG from Deinococcus sp. AB2017081 encodes the following:
- a CDS encoding DUF4139 domain-containing protein produces the protein MTKRALLAAALLASTAHATDLRIYPSFTEVRQPVTTTGTTLDVTLPQAAWENVLAGSLDLEGLPFTSAAQTLQSNWLAGLEGQTVYLRRGDATEPVTLVRARDLLVKDAQGRYFNVRFEELSFTAPPPLNPQSPSQTLTYTLPKAGSGTLTYLTRAVTWSPRYTLRASDAGAQLAALADLRNGTELPYDVKNTELYAGDVTVQANPAAEAAGFANDAVMRAVPSAAAPAPKITTQGELRGLTRYDLTTPFTLPANSVITLPFLTPKLTKFERYVGLETFFNTGTQDGTLNRFYRLEADQRLPAGPLTVREDGRLVGQTQLPDTRQGGTIDFTLGEDPDVEYTRTAQLVKQDKDAKGNVTRTTYKVTYAFESSKARAIRAEITERIGGRIIIIDSRTPVQNQGLAELKVEIPAKGKISRSFTVVIANN